The proteins below are encoded in one region of Limnohabitans sp. 63ED37-2:
- the fliA gene encoding RNA polymerase sigma factor FliA: protein MVKRVAVHLKARLPPFMELDELVQVGMVGLIEAARSFDPTKGFVFEHFALSRVRGAILDEVRRQSFLPRSAVAFNKNENEAVHVLAAELGRAPTQVELAEFMGKDIEEFHKERGQAKRFETFSMEVVNDEVMSMPGDSAMQPEVMVEEAEFMEAVVEAIDQLPERERLVMNLYYVEELNLKEIGEVLGVSESRVSQILSTVVKKLRQNLQLA, encoded by the coding sequence ATGGTCAAGCGCGTGGCTGTCCATCTGAAAGCGCGCTTACCGCCGTTCATGGAGTTGGATGAATTGGTGCAGGTCGGAATGGTCGGTTTGATTGAGGCCGCACGGTCTTTTGATCCTACAAAGGGTTTTGTCTTCGAGCATTTCGCTTTGAGCCGCGTGCGGGGCGCCATTTTGGATGAGGTGCGCAGGCAATCCTTTTTGCCGCGTTCCGCCGTGGCCTTCAACAAGAATGAAAACGAGGCTGTTCACGTCTTGGCGGCCGAGCTGGGCCGCGCCCCCACGCAAGTGGAATTGGCCGAATTCATGGGCAAGGACATCGAGGAATTCCACAAAGAGCGCGGTCAAGCCAAACGGTTTGAAACCTTCTCCATGGAAGTGGTCAATGACGAGGTCATGAGCATGCCCGGCGACAGCGCGATGCAACCGGAGGTCATGGTGGAAGAGGCTGAGTTCATGGAAGCCGTGGTGGAGGCCATTGATCAATTGCCTGAGCGTGAAAGATTGGTCATGAACCTTTACTATGTAGAGGAGTTGAACCTGAAGGAAATTGGTGAAGTTCTGGGGGTCAGTGAATCCCGTGTCAGCCAAATTCTGTCCACTGTTGTGAAAAAATTACGTCAAAATCTACAACTTGCTTAA
- the fliS gene encoding flagellar export chaperone FliS, which yields MRAYSKFAESYGSVQVVTGVATADNIQLIQMLFDGLLESLATATGHIQNNAIEEKSKALARAGRIVVGLQGALDFERGGELAQNLNELYAYMTRRLFHINAHNDLQALQEVKTLVIDISQAWQTLPSLLSDTNRRTHYPN from the coding sequence ATGCGCGCTTATTCAAAATTTGCTGAGAGCTACGGATCTGTTCAGGTCGTGACAGGCGTAGCCACCGCTGACAACATCCAGTTGATCCAAATGCTTTTTGACGGTTTGCTGGAAAGCCTGGCCACCGCCACAGGCCACATTCAAAACAATGCCATCGAAGAGAAGTCCAAAGCCTTGGCCCGTGCAGGACGCATCGTGGTGGGTTTGCAGGGTGCTCTGGATTTCGAGCGCGGCGGTGAATTGGCGCAAAATTTGAACGAGTTGTATGCGTACATGACCCGCCGACTCTTCCACATCAACGCCCACAACGACCTGCAGGCCTTGCAAGAGGTGAAGACTTTGGTGATCGATATTTCCCAGGCTTGGCAAACATTGCCCAGTTTGTTGTCCGACACCAACCGCCGTACACACTACCCCAATTGA
- a CDS encoding MinD/ParA family protein → MDKKKFPQVIGVASGKGGAGKTTVSINLAVALAMQGHQVMLLDADLGMANAQIALGAHAPFNISHVLNGSKTLQEVMITTAQGVRLVPGASGLRDIAALDTQQIATMIHAFDTLDEPVDYLVVDVAAGIAPAVLEFMSACQRRFVVVCDQPASIADAYGLIKVMSTEQSLDEIYLVPNMVNSAQEGRQLYRRLNDVCTRFLGISIRFLHSIEADELVLQSLRKYKSVLEYAPGSSAARDFRGLAHALDQLPPIEHASGRMQFFMERMLRVPTDR, encoded by the coding sequence ATGGATAAGAAAAAATTTCCACAGGTGATCGGCGTTGCCAGCGGCAAAGGGGGCGCGGGTAAAACCACAGTGTCCATCAATTTGGCCGTAGCGCTGGCAATGCAAGGTCACCAAGTCATGCTGCTTGATGCTGACCTTGGCATGGCGAATGCCCAAATTGCATTGGGTGCACATGCGCCGTTCAACATCAGCCATGTGCTCAATGGCAGCAAAACCCTGCAAGAGGTGATGATCACCACCGCGCAAGGGGTTCGACTGGTGCCAGGCGCCTCGGGCTTGCGTGATATTGCCGCCTTGGATACCCAGCAAATTGCGACGATGATCCACGCGTTTGACACCTTGGACGAGCCGGTCGATTACTTGGTCGTGGATGTGGCGGCGGGTATTGCGCCTGCCGTGCTGGAGTTCATGTCGGCCTGTCAGCGCCGATTTGTGGTCGTCTGCGATCAGCCCGCTTCCATTGCCGATGCCTATGGCCTGATCAAGGTCATGTCCACCGAGCAATCGCTGGACGAAATTTACCTGGTGCCCAATATGGTCAACAGCGCTCAGGAAGGGCGGCAGCTGTATCGCCGCTTGAATGATGTCTGCACGCGGTTTTTAGGTATTTCCATCCGTTTCTTGCATTCCATTGAAGCCGATGAGTTGGTTTTGCAGTCATTGCGCAAGTACAAGTCGGTCTTGGAATACGCGCCTGGCAGCTCTGCTGCCCGTGATTTTCGGGGTCTGGCGCACGCCTTGGACCAATTGCCTCCCATAGAGCACGCTTCGGGTCGAATGCAGTTCTTCATGGAACGCATGCTACGTGTCCCCACAGACCGGTAA